From the Trifolium pratense cultivar HEN17-A07 linkage group LG4, ARS_RC_1.1, whole genome shotgun sequence genome, the window GCATGAATAAAATTGTAATCATTAGACCTTGCCACAGGAGGAACTGGATCAGGTGATTGTTCCGCGTTTGGACCTGTAGGTACCTGCCTTTTTATAGCATGAATAAAATTGTAATCATTAGACCTTGCCACGGGAGGAACTGGATCAGGTGATTGTTCTGCGTTTGGACCTGTAGGTACTTGCCTTTTTATAACATGAATAAAATTGTAATCATTTGACCTTGCCATAGGAGGAACTGGATCAGGTGATTGTTCTTGGTTTGGACCTGTAGGAACTTGCCTTTTTATAGCATGAATAAAATTGTAATCATTTGACCTTGCCACAGGAGGAACTGGATCAGGTGATTGTTCTGCGTTTGGACCTGTAGGAACTTGCCTTTTTATAACATGAATAAAATTGTAATCATTTGACCTTGCCACAGGAGGAACTGGATCCGGTGATTGTTCTTGGTTTGGACCTGTAGGAACTTGCCTTTTTATAACATGAATAAAATTGTAATCAACTAACCTTGCCATGGGTGGAACTGGATCAGGAGATTGTTCTGGGTTTGGACCGGTTGGAACTGTTCTTTTGATGTCGTAACTTGTTAGACGATCACTAACAACATGAGAAATGAACAAGATAGTCATTACGACAACCAAATAAATCTTTGATGTTTCCATCTCTTGAGTTTGAGTTTCATGTATGCAAAGATGATGTATAAATAACAAGACTATAGGTAATTGCTTTAAAAAAGAATATTCACCTTTAAATGAGcgtttaattaaatttattatgtatatattttatatttataagtatACATTTCAAAgtgattttctcttttttattttccataTCTTTTTCTATAACTAATTTTACTTTCTTGTTCATTTGCATTTTATacctattaattaattatcacacgcccataaatatatttattctcatttaattattatttatttgcttCCAACAATATATTACTCACCTATCCATCATGTCCGTATTATGTTTAAAAAGGATTTTTTTGTCGATAAATGAGTTAGAAAACTGTTACTTATTCCATATCTATAAAAtatgggtaaatgatcatttacccccctgcaaaataagcaaattttcgtttacccccctgcacagattttttttctgtttacccccttgcaaaaaatagattccctcatttcgccccctgggtgtacaacAGGACAAATGACTATGCAAACctgttgacgtggcttgtacatgtggaaaaaatcatttatatttattttttaaattccacgtcagataatatttttttaaaaaaataaagaataatttttttcctacaaaataaaaaaaaaattctgttttttttccccaaaattttttttaaaaattcctacaaaaaaaattaatttttttcatataaatgattttaaaaaaatttccaacaaaaaaaaattcctcccaaaataaagatttactccgaaataaagtttatttccgaaataaaaattttaaagatatatttttaaactttttgaattaaaaaaaacataatctttattttttaaaaataaaactttattttttgttattctctttgaattaaaaaaaatagaaaaagattttcaaaaaaaatataaaatagaaaaacaagttttattggtgttttcctcttctatcaaaaccatttgccctaaaactagaaaaatataaagaagcagaagacaataatgaagtagaagatgatttcggcgattgaagaagacgacgacgaatacAATCATGACGGTGGAAGGAAACGATTACGGcgaagattttgttttttttaattcaaaaagatttgaaaataaatctttatttttggagtaaaataagaaaattcgttttttattttattttaggaaaaaaatactcaataattttgtacgaaaaaaaaaagttatttctaggaaatgttttttaaattttttttaaaaaaaaacaaaattcgttttttaaattttgtaggaaaaaaaatattttatttttattttttgaaaaaaataatatctgacgtggaatttaaaaataaatataaatgatttttttccatgtgtacaagccacgtcagcaaatttgcacattcacttgtcctgctgtacacctagggggcgaaatgagagaatctattttttgcaggggggtaaacagaaaaaaaatttgtgcgggggggtaaacgaaaatttccttattttgcaagggggtaaatgatcatttacccataAAATATGCATTTGAGACTGCTTATAtcaattaattaagtttttcaGATTCTTACTATATCTATATTCAATATAATATACATTTCAGACTTTgattttatcatttatattttctaactatttttctataaatattaTCTCTCATTTCTTGTTCATTTTTTACTCAATAGCCATTAAAGACGTGCATCTTACGcaattttggaatttttctattaaATTCGATCGGGTGGGAGATTGTTGTAACATAGAATATACTAGTGTATGTGAATTGAAAATACAAACTTGAGTTTTAAATTGGATAGTAGCGTATACTAGTTCGTGTAATTTGAAAATAATCATCAACTCTGACTTTAGTTAGTTTACACACACTATTAGCTTCCAACGTTGAGTGCTAAATCATTTGAAATAGAGTTTAGATCAGAAGACACATGTTGATAAGCACAATTTTTGTAAAAGCATTTGAGACTATCTTTTAGTTAGCGGGTCAATcgtgttaaaaaaatatttcttttaatccATAACGTattcaaaaacaatatttttatatctGTCTATATCTCTCATAATAATTTAAACTTGAATCACAtttctcattttatttattaaatatatactatactaacttttttatttacCCTCATATAGTCTATACAAATTAAATCTTTAAAaaagcataaataaatataaaattattaactttAAAATGTTATTTCAGTTAAGACAATATTAAGAGTGTCGTGCTATGATCATGGGGATGGCTTAAATTTGACGAGAAAGGTTGTACTCCAAAATTCTCTATGTTTGTTGGTGAATGAGCCTTTTAGCTCATTTTGGCGtcattttaatgattttttatttcgttCGGTTCAataatttttcttgtttgttaagactatttttaataattgtttGAGACATTTTTTGGGTTGATGGCGTCACAGCATCACCCTTCAATACGTTAACACAGTTTGTTGAATTAGAATTGCTTGCATCTTCACTTTTCACAAGCCTAAATCATTGtattcggaaaaaaaaaatcgatatcCTGTTTAACATCCATGGTACTCACTTGAAATATTTATTCCTTTTCAACGTTGGGCGCAACTAGTTGTGAAAATGAACCCTTGTTCGACACCAATAAGAACAAGAGTGGAGCAAATAACAATGACATATAAACTAAACAGTCCAagtaattactccctccggtccttattataaggaacactttgggaaaaaaatttggtcctttttataagaaactttgaccaattttcaaatgttctaaatgttcaatttcacttatgcccttatttattatgaaagagaatttaaaaataagtaagttagttgaataaaaagtaattaaataagggtaaacatggaataaatttaaatttataagagtattaaatgaaaataactatgttaaatgtgtttccttggtctgtgtgatttttttaaaatgttccttataaaaaggactggagggagtaataaataattcaaCCAAGAACAGATATAGATCCTTATGTGTAAAAAAGTCAACACAAtcaatcaaaagaaaaagataaagtgGAAATAAGAAGAAACACACCAAATATGTTTAACATGTGTTTCTCAACCGTAGAATCCAACCAAAAAAACCCAACCCTTAATTCCTTTTATATAGGTTTGCTGTGTGTGGGACTAATACGGCTTTTTGCTCCACCTGCATGACTGAAATCATTGGCTCAAAACTCATTCTTTCTCCAATGATAACCCCTTGCATCCAATATGGAAATGCAAAACACTTTtgccaaaagaaaatatttgcaCATAACTTACAACTTGAAGTTTGAGAAATACTATTGACTTGATATATGATGTGAttcggaagaaaaaaaaataatatatgcaaCTAGAGgagaaatataaaattaaatatgaaaaataagagaaaatgaatatatttttttactgtaaGATGGATTTGGATTGTGATCTTGATCTTTATACTTACTATATATAATTGGAAAAGGAATGACAATCGATAAAAAAACGCTTTTTGATAACAAACAATATTCttcttattttcaatttaacttTTCACGGTTTTTCAAGCTTTTACATGATATCTAAGAAAACCTTACGAGTGGAATTTACTAACTTATACATTTCTCAAAGAAATTGCTTTGAAATATAGATAACAAAACCAACATATATTACAAAACTAAGGCTATACCGGAGAAACCGGGTCAGGTGATTGTTCTGAGTTTGGACCTGTAGGAACTTGTCTTTTTATACCATGAATAAAATTGTAATCATTTGACCTTGCCACGAGAGGAACTTGATCAGGTGATTGTTCTGGGTTTGGACCTGTAGGTACCTGCCTTTTAATATATTCCATgaataaaattgtatttattaGACCTTGCCACGGGAGGAACTGGATCATGTGATTGTTCATGGTTTGGACCTGTAGAAACTTGCCTTTTTATAGCatgaataaaattttaatcatttgaCCTTGCCACAGGAGGTACTGGATCGGGTGATTGTTCTGTGTTGGGACCTGTAGGAACTTACCTTTTTATAACATGAATAAAATTGTAATCATTTGACCTTGCCACAGGAGGAAATGGATCCAGTGATTGTTCTGGGTTTGGACCTGTTGGAACTTGCCTTTTTATAACATGAATAAATTTGTAATCATTTGACCTTGCCACGGGAGGAATTGGATCAGGTGATTGTTCTGAGTTCGGACCTGTAGGGACTTCCCTTTTGATTTCAGCAATGAAATTGTAATCAACTGGCCTTGCAACGGGTGGAACTGGATCAGGAGATTGTTGTAACATAGAATATACTAGTGTATGTGAATTGAAAATACAAACTTGAGGTATACATTGGATAATAGAGTatgtaatttgaaaaaaatcatcaaGTCTCACTTTAGTTAGTTTACACACACTATTTAGTGTTTAGATCATTTGAAATAGTGAATGCTAAATCCTAGTTAGTTCCAACACTGAGTGCTAAATCCCTTAAAACAGTGTTTAGATCGGAAGACACATGTTTATATGCACAATTTTTATAGAAGCATTTCAAACTATCTTTTAGTTAACGTGTCCATTGtgttcaaaaaattattttttttaatccataACGTATTATCTATCTTTTAGTTAACATGTCCCTGTTAGTTGTTAATTGTGActatgttaatttttctttattgattttgtcttcattttcttttctacCATTTTCTTACATACGGTACTGAAACACATGCTTTTGACAGCCCACCACAAGTGAAGCATAATGCCAATAGTTAAGAGTTACTTGAAATCCAAGCAACTGAAAGAATTGTTGTATGTGAAACAATTATTGTATCCTATAACTTTTGCAGCCATAAGGCTGTAAGAATTGAGCCAATTAATTGTAATAATGTTAGAATCAAAGGTACTACAAATATTAGGAAGGGGTAAACGCTTAACTTCTGTAGGAAATGTCAAACTGCATAACTCTACAGAATTAAGGAACTAACTAAGATGAGAAATATCAACATCATCTGGGATTCTAAATGTATCCGCTGCACCAAACTTCCGATATTCCTCTGCTACAGAGTCTTCTTCTTCATCGCTGTCATCTTCTTCAGCGTCCGGGCGTGGTGATGACGGATCGTAAACGCTTTTAGACTTGCAAAAATGAGTGGCAAGCATGTTAACCTGACCATGGTGAGTAATCTCTACCACAACAGTATCATCATCAACTGGAAGAGGTTGTTTCCAAGGTTCTCCATCGATCCTCATGAATGTATGATCTGCTCCACCTTTGCAAAACTCAAACCGGATTCTATGTGCCTAATGAAACAAAAGAGAAGGTTAAATAAATGATATCTTGTATTTAGCTTTTTGTAGTGTAGTCATATAAGTCATGCTTATATGAAATATCATATATgaacttcaaaataatttaaaattcatgCCATAAATCAAAAGACCGAAAAAGAAAAGTATCGAGTTGCacaaaattgacaaaaaaaatagtgtcTGCTACACAAAGTTTAAGTGAAACATGCAATTCATTATATGAATCGAGATGCAATACTAACCAAAATAGTTATACATACAATTATCACTTTTTGATTAACACCAACATCAATGTGAAAGAGAATGTTTCAGTTATTTCCATAATTGGAGTTGAAGGACTTGGAA encodes:
- the LOC123922131 gene encoding pollen-specific leucine-rich repeat extensin-like protein 1 — translated: MTILFISHVVSDRLTSYDIKRTVPTGPNPEQSPDPVPPMARLVDYNFIHVIKRQVPTGPNQEQSPDPVPPVARSNDYNFIHVIKRQVPTGPNAEQSPDPVPPVARSNDYNFIHAIKRQVPTGPNQEQSPDPVPPMARSNDYNFIHVIKRQVPTGPNAEQSPDPVPPVARSNDYNFIHAIKRQVPTGPNAEQSPDPVPPVARSNDYNFIHAIKRQVPTGPNSQQSPDPVPPMARSNDYNFIHGIKRQVPTGPNPEQSPDPVPPVEA